A single window of Archangium gephyra DNA harbors:
- the bacN gene encoding bactofilin BacN, with amino-acid sequence MAQGEQTGIIGKGIIIRGNLTGGGDLIIEGRVEGQIALKNHLTIEGTGKVQADIRAEELTINGEASGNIDASGRVAINASAKVAGDIKAPRVVIEDGAVFNGSIEMDVKLPDDI; translated from the coding sequence TCATCGGCAAGGGCATCATCATCCGGGGCAACCTGACGGGTGGTGGGGACCTGATCATCGAGGGACGGGTGGAGGGGCAGATCGCCCTGAAGAACCACCTGACCATCGAGGGCACGGGCAAGGTCCAGGCGGACATCCGCGCGGAGGAGCTGACCATCAACGGCGAGGCGAGCGGGAACATCGACGCCTCGGGCCGGGTGGCCATCAACGCCTCGGCGAAGGTGGCGGGGGACATCAAGGCCCCGCGCGTGGTCATCGAGGATGGAGCCGTGTTCAACGGCTCCATCGAGATGGACGTGAAGCTGCCGGACGACATCTAA
- a CDS encoding bactofilin family protein: MANTVIGSSIVIDGEISGDEDLVIQGTVKGKISLKESLFVEGSGVVEADIETQNVEIAGRVTGNIAASDKVELKTDCRVVGDIKAPRILIADGASFKGNVDMDIPKER; encoded by the coding sequence ATGGCGAATACGGTCATTGGTTCGAGCATTGTCATCGATGGTGAGATCTCCGGCGACGAGGACCTGGTCATCCAGGGCACCGTGAAGGGGAAGATCTCCTTGAAGGAGAGCCTCTTCGTCGAGGGGAGCGGCGTGGTCGAGGCCGACATCGAGACGCAGAACGTGGAGATCGCTGGCCGGGTCACGGGCAACATCGCGGCCTCGGACAAGGTGGAGCTCAAGACGGATTGCCGCGTGGTGGGCGACATCAAGGCCCCGCGCATCCTCATCGCCGATGGTGCCTCCTTCAAGGGCAACGTCGACATGGACATCCCGAAGGAGCGTTGA
- a CDS encoding bactofilin family protein: MATAKELAPGAVNNTVVGQSILISGKLTGDEDLTVRGRVEGELTLSRTLIVEPTGVVKANVAVKNAIVSGVVVGNINATESVELTREGRMVGDIHAPRVIIVDGASFRGRVDMGEVEPGRMPSDRSALPRPTGTPVRPAVRPGAAPARPALPGARPTPPAAAAPARPATAAPARPAPPPAPGAARPAPPAPPAARTAEPTRPEPPRPPAAAPVPPTVAEAARKKVVVKKKGR; this comes from the coding sequence TTGGCCACCGCGAAGGAACTGGCCCCAGGGGCCGTCAACAACACCGTGGTGGGTCAGTCCATCCTCATCAGCGGCAAGCTGACGGGTGACGAGGACCTGACCGTGCGCGGCCGCGTGGAGGGCGAGCTCACGCTGAGCCGCACCCTCATCGTGGAGCCCACGGGCGTGGTGAAGGCGAACGTGGCGGTGAAGAACGCCATCGTCAGCGGCGTGGTGGTGGGCAACATCAACGCCACCGAGAGCGTGGAGCTCACCCGCGAGGGCCGCATGGTGGGCGACATCCATGCCCCGCGCGTCATCATCGTGGATGGTGCGAGCTTCCGTGGCCGCGTGGACATGGGAGAGGTGGAGCCGGGCCGCATGCCGTCGGATCGCTCGGCGCTGCCGCGTCCGACGGGCACCCCCGTGCGTCCCGCGGTGCGTCCGGGAGCGGCTCCGGCCCGTCCGGCCCTGCCGGGTGCGCGGCCCACGCCGCCCGCCGCCGCCGCTCCGGCCCGTCCGGCCACCGCGGCTCCGGCTCGTCCGGCGCCTCCGCCCGCTCCGGGAGCGGCCCGCCCGGCACCCCCTGCGCCGCCCGCGGCCAGGACCGCCGAGCCTACCCGTCCCGAGCCTCCTCGGCCGCCGGCCGCCGCGCCGGTCCCGCCGACCGTGGCCGAGGCCGCCCGGAAGAAGGTCGTGGTGAAGAAGAAGGGTCGTTAA
- a CDS encoding ParB/RepB/Spo0J family partition protein, whose protein sequence is MNAMNAENRIDEVDAQPSTPAEESSPGESAPETSAVSSEQEGTAEASASETAQATTPEQQEGGAQGIEQQGDAQPESAQAAVPPEGMEAVAPRRRGHVAPAHIPLERIDEDTTFQIRPAGDLSALATDLARLGQLFPVDVRFKPPDRFQIISGFRRVAALRFLKRDRVLARLHTDLSDEDALLMALASAIHASPVDAEELEALKARLEAEGRLTPIARDMLDKALVSPDESLASETVEEEEVDADELAAEATQRLVDINQDLALLADVFADLDETRKQELITQLRYSADLVAWLERL, encoded by the coding sequence ATGAACGCCATGAACGCCGAGAACAGAATCGACGAGGTGGACGCACAGCCGAGCACCCCGGCCGAGGAGTCGTCGCCCGGGGAGTCCGCTCCCGAGACGTCCGCCGTTTCCTCCGAGCAGGAGGGGACGGCGGAGGCCTCCGCGTCCGAGACCGCCCAGGCCACCACCCCCGAGCAGCAGGAGGGTGGGGCGCAGGGCATTGAGCAGCAAGGTGATGCGCAGCCAGAGAGCGCGCAGGCCGCGGTTCCTCCCGAGGGGATGGAAGCCGTGGCGCCGCGCCGCCGGGGGCATGTGGCCCCCGCGCACATTCCGCTGGAGCGGATCGACGAGGACACCACCTTCCAGATCCGCCCGGCGGGAGACCTGTCCGCGCTGGCCACGGATCTGGCGCGGCTGGGACAGCTCTTCCCGGTGGACGTGCGCTTCAAGCCGCCGGACCGCTTCCAGATCATCTCCGGCTTCCGCCGGGTGGCGGCGCTGCGGTTCCTCAAGAGGGACCGGGTGCTGGCCCGCCTGCACACGGACCTGTCGGACGAGGACGCGCTGCTGATGGCGCTTGCCTCGGCCATCCACGCCTCTCCGGTGGACGCGGAGGAGCTGGAGGCCCTGAAGGCCAGGCTCGAGGCGGAGGGGCGGCTGACGCCCATCGCCCGGGACATGCTGGACAAGGCGCTGGTGTCGCCCGACGAGTCGCTGGCCTCCGAGACGGTGGAGGAAGAGGAGGTCGACGCGGACGAGCTGGCCGCCGAGGCCACCCAGCGGCTGGTGGACATCAACCAGGACCTGGCCCTGCTGGCGGACGTGTTCGCCGACCTGGATGAGACGCGCAAGCAGGAGCTGATCACCCAGCTGCGCTACTCCGCAGACCTCGTGGCCTGGCTGGAGCGCTTGTGA
- the pyrE gene encoding orotate phosphoribosyltransferase, with the protein MKVDALARDRTRLLEVLTERSFERRKVVLSSGKESDFYIDCKRTALLAEGHFLIGRLMLQAVQREAPEAVAVGGLTLGADPLASAVSLTSYLSGTPLHAFIVRKEPKGHGTGQWIEGMKALAPGSPVAILEDVVTTGASTLKAIERAQLEGLRVLGAFALVDRLEGGREAVEAAGHRLFTLYTRKDFIP; encoded by the coding sequence GTGAAGGTGGACGCCCTCGCGCGTGACAGGACCCGCTTGTTGGAGGTGCTCACCGAGCGCTCCTTCGAGCGGCGCAAGGTGGTGCTGTCGTCGGGCAAGGAGTCGGACTTCTACATCGACTGCAAGCGCACGGCGCTGCTGGCCGAGGGGCATTTCCTGATCGGCCGGTTGATGCTGCAGGCCGTGCAGCGCGAGGCCCCCGAGGCGGTCGCGGTGGGGGGACTGACGCTGGGCGCGGATCCGCTCGCCTCGGCCGTCAGCCTGACGAGCTACCTGTCGGGCACGCCCCTGCATGCCTTCATCGTCCGCAAGGAGCCCAAGGGCCATGGCACCGGCCAGTGGATCGAGGGCATGAAGGCGCTCGCTCCCGGGTCGCCGGTGGCCATCCTGGAGGACGTGGTGACCACGGGTGCCTCCACGCTCAAGGCAATCGAGCGGGCTCAGCTGGAAGGGCTGCGGGTACTTGGGGCGTTCGCGTTGGTGGATAGACTGGAGGGCGGACGCGAGGCGGTCGAGGCCGCCGGACACCGGCTCTTCACCCTGTACACCCGCAAGGACTTCATTCCATGA
- a CDS encoding TIGR00730 family Rossman fold protein produces MEPKSVCVFCGSRMGARPEYLEGARALGTEIARRGLTLVYGGTSVGLMGAMADAALAQGGKVVGVLPHFFLSDRERAHKGLTELHLVDSMHTRKAKMAELSDAFIAMPGGVGTFEELFEITTWAQLGLHHKPIGLLNVADFYGPLLAMMRRAVDEGFIPETRAQPFACDASPAALMDQLQRAGQPLAPDKPVLRPEQT; encoded by the coding sequence ATGGAACCGAAGTCGGTCTGTGTCTTCTGTGGCTCGAGGATGGGAGCCCGGCCGGAGTACCTCGAGGGGGCGCGAGCCCTGGGCACGGAGATCGCCCGGCGGGGGCTCACCCTCGTCTACGGCGGCACCAGCGTGGGGCTGATGGGCGCGATGGCGGACGCGGCCCTCGCACAGGGGGGCAAGGTGGTGGGCGTGCTGCCCCACTTCTTCCTGAGCGATCGGGAGCGCGCCCACAAGGGACTCACCGAGCTGCACCTGGTGGACTCCATGCACACGCGCAAGGCGAAGATGGCCGAGCTCTCGGACGCCTTCATCGCCATGCCCGGTGGCGTGGGCACCTTCGAGGAGCTCTTCGAGATCACCACCTGGGCCCAGCTCGGCCTCCACCACAAGCCCATCGGCCTGCTCAACGTGGCGGACTTCTACGGGCCGCTGCTGGCGATGATGCGGCGCGCGGTGGACGAGGGCTTCATCCCCGAGACGCGCGCCCAGCCCTTCGCCTGCGACGCCTCACCGGCCGCGCTGATGGATCAGCTCCAGCGGGCCGGGCAGCCGCTCGCGCCGGACAAGCCGGTGCTGCGGCCCGAGCAGACGTGA
- the nadB gene encoding L-aspartate oxidase, whose product MPHRFDFLVLGGGVAGLSLALQAARHGTVAVLTKRDRHEGNTAYAQGGIASVLSPTDTFEEHIQDTLEAGAGINHLDAVEVTVREGPERIRELVQLGADFNRRATGEFDLTREGGHSQRRIIHSGDITGREVQRALMDACDEQPNITFFQNTSAIDLILDRKAGPGVPGRCLGVYALTAEGRIERFLGKVTVLATGGAGKVYLYTSNPDVATGDGVAMAYRAGAEVANMEFYQFHPTCLYHPEAKSFLISEALRGEGGKLRLRNGQQFMDRYHRMGELAPRDVVARAIDAELKRTGDDSVFLDMTHLGRAFIMERFPNIYTTCKAFNIDMAVQPIPVVPAAHYMCGGVVTDLYGRTSVPGLYAIGEVAHTGLHGANRLASNSLLEGLVFGHRAAAICAEELRSLSPLKEEPPEWDEGSAVASDESVVVTHNWDEIRRLMWNYVGIVRTDKRLMRARRRLELLREEIRDYYWRFKVTRDVIELRNICEVASLIVDCASRRKESRGLHFTLDYPNTDEHHWKHDTVVRREL is encoded by the coding sequence ATGCCCCATCGGTTCGACTTCCTGGTTTTGGGCGGTGGTGTGGCCGGTCTCTCGCTGGCCCTCCAGGCGGCCCGGCACGGCACTGTCGCGGTCCTCACCAAGCGGGACAGGCACGAGGGCAACACGGCCTATGCCCAGGGGGGCATCGCCAGCGTGCTGTCGCCCACGGACACGTTCGAGGAGCACATCCAGGACACCCTGGAGGCGGGGGCCGGCATCAACCACCTGGACGCGGTGGAAGTGACGGTGCGCGAGGGTCCCGAGCGCATCCGGGAGCTGGTGCAGCTGGGGGCGGACTTCAACCGGCGGGCCACGGGCGAGTTCGATCTGACGCGCGAGGGCGGCCACTCCCAGCGCCGCATCATCCACTCGGGCGACATCACCGGGCGCGAGGTGCAGCGGGCGCTGATGGACGCCTGTGACGAGCAGCCCAACATCACCTTCTTCCAGAACACCTCGGCCATCGATCTGATCCTCGATCGGAAGGCGGGCCCGGGCGTGCCCGGCCGGTGCCTGGGCGTGTACGCGCTCACGGCGGAGGGCCGCATCGAGCGCTTCCTCGGGAAGGTGACGGTGCTGGCCACGGGAGGGGCGGGCAAGGTGTACCTCTACACCTCCAACCCGGACGTGGCCACGGGCGACGGGGTGGCCATGGCGTACCGGGCGGGGGCCGAGGTGGCGAACATGGAGTTCTACCAGTTCCACCCCACCTGCCTGTACCACCCGGAGGCCAAGAGCTTCCTCATCAGCGAGGCGCTGCGTGGCGAGGGCGGCAAGCTGCGGCTGCGCAACGGCCAGCAGTTCATGGACCGCTACCACCGGATGGGCGAGCTGGCCCCGCGCGACGTGGTGGCGCGCGCCATCGACGCGGAGCTCAAGCGCACCGGTGACGACAGCGTCTTCCTGGACATGACGCACCTGGGGCGCGCCTTCATCATGGAGCGCTTCCCCAACATCTACACCACGTGCAAGGCCTTCAACATCGACATGGCCGTGCAGCCCATTCCCGTGGTGCCCGCGGCCCACTACATGTGCGGCGGCGTGGTGACGGACCTGTACGGCCGCACCAGCGTGCCGGGCCTCTACGCCATCGGCGAGGTGGCCCACACCGGCCTGCATGGCGCCAACCGGCTCGCCTCCAACTCGCTGCTGGAGGGGCTCGTCTTCGGCCACCGTGCCGCCGCCATCTGCGCCGAGGAGCTCCGCTCCCTCTCCCCGCTCAAGGAGGAGCCTCCCGAGTGGGACGAGGGCAGCGCGGTGGCCTCGGACGAGAGCGTCGTGGTCACCCACAACTGGGATGAGATCCGCCGCCTCATGTGGAACTACGTGGGCATCGTCCGCACGGACAAGCGGCTGATGCGGGCGCGGCGCCGGCTGGAGCTGCTGCGCGAGGAGATCCGCGACTACTACTGGCGCTTCAAGGTGACGCGCGACGTGATCGAGCTGCGCAACATCTGCGAGGTGGCCAGCCTCATCGTGGACTGCGCCAGCCGCCGCAAGGAGAGCCGCGGCCTGCACTTCACGCTGGACTACCCCAACACGGACGAGCACCACTGGAAGCACGACACCGTGGTCCGCCGCGAGCTGTGA
- a CDS encoding lytic transglycosylase domain-containing protein, whose translation MRAISFLLLPALLLAPLGAQAEGIYRYVEKDGTIVYTNVPPGGAKKASKLKGTFTEAPAPTAPVKGRSRTPQELEPHIVKAAERYRIPTALVRAIMHTESNFNSNALSPKGASGLMQLMPATASDMYVKDIFDTRDNIEGGVRYLRVLANLFNGDMVKMVAAYNAGPEAVRKYGGQVPPYAETQAYVRKVLQLYYHYKERERLTKDEPRETDSDGDDARDGAGAEEPR comes from the coding sequence ATGCGAGCCATTTCCTTCCTGCTGCTGCCCGCGCTGCTGCTTGCCCCCCTGGGAGCCCAGGCGGAGGGCATCTACAGGTATGTGGAGAAGGACGGGACCATCGTCTACACGAATGTCCCGCCCGGAGGCGCCAAGAAGGCGAGCAAGCTCAAGGGCACCTTCACCGAGGCGCCCGCGCCCACCGCCCCCGTGAAGGGCCGGTCGCGCACGCCGCAGGAGCTCGAGCCGCACATCGTCAAGGCCGCCGAGCGCTACCGCATCCCCACCGCGCTGGTGCGGGCCATCATGCACACGGAGAGCAACTTCAACTCCAATGCCCTGTCCCCCAAGGGCGCCAGCGGGTTGATGCAGCTCATGCCGGCGACGGCCTCGGACATGTACGTGAAGGACATCTTCGACACCCGGGACAACATCGAGGGGGGGGTGCGCTACCTGCGCGTGCTGGCCAACCTCTTCAACGGGGACATGGTGAAGATGGTGGCCGCGTACAACGCGGGCCCGGAAGCGGTGCGCAAGTACGGGGGCCAGGTGCCGCCGTACGCGGAGACGCAGGCCTACGTTCGCAAGGTGCTCCAGCTCTACTACCATTATAAAGAGCGCGAACGGCTCACGAAGGACGAGCCCCGCGAGACGGATTCCGATGGCGACGACGCGCGTGACGGGGCGGGGGCAGAAGAGCCCCGTTGA
- a CDS encoding tetratricopeptide repeat protein: protein MATTRVTGRGQKSPVDEEFLKQLYQGGELLAQGRVPEARQLLERAHQLQPRNEKGRNLLGLAYFKLGLFDRAAEIYEALVRDNPVDATLRVNLGLVYLKTNALQRAMREFEAATDLQPDHQKAHNYLGLALAQAGEYGRAREHFVKAGSEVMAEKMAKAIAGEKFARPSRSMPVLPREPTPAPRPMAPVEGQWGTQFGLDETPPAPRPAQEEEPEELRFAEDEGPGALSGSPADAAGAEEERTPADNVEAEMGAALAETSQAETPGEPLPQSLDEAVPELPSRVAAFRPGADVPLLAELVPALALAGASQAQPFRVGNGSFAARVEGELLTRLEGLVAYTGQIHFQPEVKRFRGRPTDEPFGDGAGRFVRASGQGVLFLEPAASRSFLAVDLGDVGAYVREECVFAFEEAVAFDNGKVPSEVAPDLELVHLRGQGRVVLSLGGTLRSVPVAEETPVTVPLSHLVGWQGKVTPRVVPLPGEEAAPRVAVELSGEGFALIVLPVR, encoded by the coding sequence ATGGCGACGACGCGCGTGACGGGGCGGGGGCAGAAGAGCCCCGTTGACGAGGAGTTCCTCAAGCAGCTCTATCAGGGCGGGGAGTTGCTGGCGCAGGGCCGCGTGCCCGAGGCGCGCCAACTGCTCGAGCGGGCCCACCAGCTCCAACCCCGCAACGAGAAGGGCCGCAACCTGCTCGGGCTGGCCTACTTCAAGCTGGGCCTGTTCGACCGGGCGGCGGAGATCTACGAGGCGCTGGTGCGCGACAACCCGGTGGACGCCACGCTGCGCGTCAACCTGGGGCTGGTGTACCTGAAGACGAACGCCCTGCAGCGCGCGATGCGTGAGTTCGAGGCCGCGACGGATCTGCAGCCCGATCACCAGAAGGCCCACAACTACCTGGGGCTGGCCCTGGCACAGGCCGGGGAGTACGGCCGCGCCCGCGAGCACTTCGTCAAGGCGGGCAGCGAGGTGATGGCGGAGAAGATGGCCAAGGCCATCGCGGGGGAGAAGTTCGCCCGGCCCTCCAGGTCCATGCCCGTCCTTCCCCGGGAGCCCACGCCCGCCCCGCGTCCGATGGCTCCCGTGGAGGGCCAGTGGGGCACGCAGTTCGGTCTGGACGAGACGCCCCCCGCGCCCAGGCCCGCGCAGGAGGAGGAGCCGGAGGAGCTGCGGTTCGCCGAGGACGAAGGGCCCGGTGCCCTCTCCGGGAGCCCGGCGGACGCGGCCGGAGCGGAGGAGGAGCGGACCCCGGCGGACAACGTCGAGGCGGAGATGGGCGCGGCCCTCGCGGAGACGTCCCAGGCGGAGACGCCGGGCGAGCCGCTGCCGCAGTCGTTGGATGAGGCCGTTCCCGAGCTGCCCTCGAGGGTCGCGGCCTTCCGGCCGGGCGCGGACGTGCCGCTGCTGGCGGAGCTGGTGCCCGCGCTGGCGTTGGCGGGGGCGAGCCAGGCCCAGCCCTTCCGGGTGGGCAACGGCAGCTTCGCCGCGCGCGTGGAGGGCGAGCTGCTCACTCGGCTGGAGGGGCTGGTGGCCTATACCGGGCAGATCCACTTCCAGCCGGAGGTGAAGCGCTTCCGGGGCCGGCCCACGGACGAGCCCTTCGGCGATGGCGCGGGCCGCTTCGTGCGCGCCAGCGGCCAGGGCGTGCTCTTCCTCGAGCCGGCCGCGTCGCGCTCCTTCCTGGCGGTGGACCTGGGGGACGTGGGCGCCTACGTGCGCGAGGAGTGCGTCTTCGCCTTCGAGGAGGCGGTGGCCTTCGACAATGGCAAGGTGCCCTCGGAGGTGGCGCCGGACCTCGAGCTGGTGCACCTGCGCGGGCAGGGCAGGGTGGTGCTGAGCCTGGGCGGGACGCTGCGCTCGGTGCCCGTCGCCGAGGAGACGCCCGTGACGGTCCCCCTGTCCCACCTGGTGGGCTGGCAGGGCAAGGTGACGCCCCGCGTGGTGCCGCTGCCGGGGGAGGAGGCCGCTCCCCGTGTCGCCGTGGAACTGAGCGGTGAAGGATTTGCCCTCATTGTCCTGCCAGTCCGGTAG